In the genome of Deltaproteobacteria bacterium, one region contains:
- a CDS encoding mobile mystery protein A has protein sequence MPTKPGFPTLALEQLDEALATYGSAATRPPKGWIRALREALGMSAGQLARRAGVSRETIATLERSEAKGTITLASLDKLARALGCRVAYAVVPQAGSVAELRRARALEVARQELAPVAHSMRLEQQGLSVERERRQLERRAQALLAGSPRRLWE, from the coding sequence ATGCCAACCAAACCCGGCTTCCCCACCCTCGCCCTCGAGCAGCTCGACGAGGCCCTCGCCACCTACGGCTCCGCCGCGACGCGTCCGCCCAAAGGCTGGATCCGCGCCCTGCGAGAGGCGCTTGGCATGAGCGCGGGCCAGCTTGCGCGCCGCGCCGGCGTCTCGCGCGAAACCATCGCGACGCTGGAGCGCAGCGAAGCGAAGGGCACCATCACGCTCGCGAGCCTAGACAAGCTCGCGCGCGCGCTGGGTTGCCGCGTCGCCTACGCGGTCGTCCCTCAAGCAGGCTCGGTCGCCGAACTGCGCCGCGCCCGCGCGCTGGAAGTCGCGCGCCAAGAGCTCGCACCCGTCGCGCACAGCATGCGGCTGGAGCAACAGGGGCTTTCCGTGGAACGTGAGCGCCGGCAGCTCGAGCGCCGCGCGCAGGCGCTGCTTGCCGGCAGCCCGCGCCGGCTCTGGGAATAG